In a single window of the Euzebyales bacterium genome:
- a CDS encoding aminotransferase class I/II-fold pyridoxal phosphate-dependent enzyme — protein sequence MHRYSPTAGLPALRDAIVAKTGRDSGLEVDPAHVTVSNGGKHGLFNVFQALVDPATRSCCPRRTGSATLSRSPRRRDRRAAAHDGRRRLPRHRGPVGGGAHPATKALVFVSPSNPTGSVCTPDEIREIGRWAAAAGVWLVTDEIYEHLVYEGAQFASMPVVAPEITPRCGRQRRRQDLRDDRWRVGWSIAPPAVAAAINRVQSHVTSNVSSVAQRVALAAVEEPMSRIEAMRDAYDQRRRIVHEAFSGSTTSCAPCRGGAFYVFPDVRARLQRPVHGRTVTRSLELCNLLLDEIRVALVPGEAFGAPGHVRLSCALSDEELRKGLTRIIDVLQ from the coding sequence ATGCACAGGTATTCCCCCACGGCGGGGCTGCCGGCGCTGCGGGACGCGATCGTGGCGAAGACCGGACGCGACAGCGGTCTGGAGGTCGATCCAGCCCACGTCACCGTGAGCAACGGCGGCAAGCACGGCCTGTTCAATGTGTTCCAGGCACTGGTCGATCCGGCGACGAGGTCCTGCTGCCCGCGCCGTACTGGGTCAGCTACCCTGAGCAGGTCGCCTCGCCGGCGGGACCGTCGTGCGGCTGCCCACGACGGCCGCAGACGGCTACCGCGTCACCGTGGACCAGTTGGAGGCGGCGCGCACCCTGCCACGAAGGCGCTGGTCTTCGTGTCGCCGTCGAACCCGACGGGGTCGGTGTGCACCCCGGATGAGATCCGCGAGATCGGGCGGTGGGCAGCGGCGGCCGGCGTCTGGCTCGTCACCGACGAGATCTACGAGCACCTGGTCTACGAGGGGGCGCAGTTCGCCAGCATGCCGGTGGTGGCGCCCGAGATCACGCCGCGGTGTGGTCGTCAACGGCGTCGCCAAGACCTACGCGATGACCGGTGGCGCGTCGGCTGGTCGATCGCGCCTCCGGCCGTGGCCGCGGCGATCAACCGGGTGCAGAGCCACGTCACGTCGAACGTGTCCAGCGTTGCACAGCGCGTGGCGCTGGCCGCCGTCGAGGAGCCGATGAGCCGGATCGAGGCCATGCGCGACGCCTACGACCAGCGTCGACGCATCGTTCACGAGGCGTTCAGTGGGTCGACGACGTCGTGTGCCCCATGCCGGGGAGGCGCGTTCTACGTGTTCCCCGACGTCCGCGCGCGCCTGCAGCGTCCCGTCCACGGCAGGACGGTCACGAGGTCGCTCGAGCTGTGCAATCTGCTGCTCGACGAGATCAGGGTCGCGCTGGTGCCGGGGGAGGCCTTCGGCGCGCCGGGCCACGTGCGGCTGTCCTGTGCCCTGTCAGACGAGGAACTGCGGAAGGGCTTGACCCGCATCATCGACGTGCTGCAATAA
- a CDS encoding DNA starvation/stationary phase protection protein produces the protein MASRYTIPGMDQADAERVVDTLQRRLTSLIDLQLTLKHVHWNVVGPTFIGVHKMLDPQVDAVRTMTDETAERIATMGGQPVGTPGYVSKTRGWDDYSLLRAMTNEHLAALDLVYTGVIADHRAAIAEFNDLDLVSQDMMIAQTEQLEMFQWFVRAHLEDASGDLRHRGASTEQEAADAVD, from the coding sequence ATGGCTTCCCGATACACAATCCCCGGCATGGACCAGGCGGACGCCGAGCGGGTCGTCGACACCCTGCAACGGCGGCTGACCTCGCTGATCGACCTCCAGCTGACCCTCAAGCACGTCCACTGGAACGTTGTCGGTCCGACCTTCATCGGCGTGCACAAGATGCTCGACCCCCAGGTCGACGCGGTGCGCACCATGACCGACGAGACGGCCGAGCGCATCGCCACCATGGGTGGGCAGCCGGTCGGCACACCGGGCTACGTCTCCAAGACGCGTGGCTGGGATGACTACAGTCTGCTGCGCGCGATGACCAACGAGCACCTCGCGGCCCTCGACCTGGTCTACACGGGTGTCATCGCCGATCACCGCGCCGCGATCGCGGAGTTCAACGACCTCGACCTGGTGTCGCAGGACATGATGATCGCCCAGACCGAGCAGCTGGAGATGTTCCAGTGGTTCGTGCGGGCGCATCTGGAGGACGCGTCGGGTGACCTGCGCCACCGTGGTGCCAGCACTGAGCAGGAGGCAGCCGACGCCGTCGACTGA